Proteins encoded in a region of the Gemmatimonadota bacterium genome:
- a CDS encoding menaquinone biosynthesis protein, with product MANSTRIYAVSFLNSRALTYGLEHGGQDHGFEIRYDIPSVCAKQVKDGGASAGVIPSIEYARAGGEYFIVPEIAIASDGPVGSILLFHRVPVHRIRKVAMDASSRTSVALARIVLEEKYGLDFESFDHPPDVSAMLESADAALVIGDPALEFADRPEPRLDLGEVWRELTDLPFVYAFWAGKDGGLTPGEVKGLIASKEQGVSALDEIAELHAANRSRPSTFYASYLKDNLAYDLGDRELSGLMAFYSLAHSRGLIPDVPELRFYPRQ from the coding sequence ATGGCCAACAGCACCCGCATCTACGCCGTCAGTTTCCTGAATTCCCGGGCCTTGACCTATGGCCTGGAACACGGTGGGCAGGATCACGGATTCGAAATCCGCTACGATATCCCTTCGGTGTGCGCCAAGCAAGTGAAGGACGGCGGGGCCTCGGCGGGCGTCATTCCGAGCATCGAATATGCGCGCGCCGGGGGCGAATACTTCATCGTGCCGGAGATCGCCATCGCGTCTGACGGCCCGGTTGGCAGCATCCTCCTGTTCCACAGGGTACCGGTACACCGGATCCGCAAGGTGGCGATGGACGCAAGCTCCCGGACCTCGGTCGCCCTGGCGCGGATCGTCCTGGAGGAGAAGTACGGACTGGACTTCGAATCCTTCGACCATCCACCGGACGTCTCCGCGATGCTGGAAAGTGCGGACGCGGCCCTGGTCATCGGCGACCCGGCCCTGGAGTTTGCGGACCGGCCGGAACCGCGGCTCGACCTGGGGGAAGTCTGGCGGGAACTGACCGATCTCCCCTTCGTGTATGCTTTCTGGGCGGGCAAGGACGGCGGTCTCACCCCCGGTGAGGTCAAAGGGCTGATCGCGTCGAAGGAACAGGGCGTGTCCGCCCTGGACGAGATCGCCGAGTTGCACGCCGCGAACCGATCCCGGCCCTCGACTTTTTACGCGTCGTACCTGAAGGACAACCTGGCCTACGACCTGGGTGACCGCGAGCTAAGCGGGCTCATGGCGTTTTACAGCCTGGCCCATTCCCGCGGCCTGATCCCGGACGTGCCGGAACTGCGTTTCTATCCGCGTCAGTGA